One window of the Shewanella maritima genome contains the following:
- a CDS encoding DUF4426 domain-containing protein: protein MLRQLSLALVFAALTLINASVHAEQKQVVGQFEIHYIALDSTFITPEVASTYGIKRSRYNGLVNITVLDTRQDGNPAVAVDIKGFAKNLLDARAELEFKEIREGQAIYYIAQVPFRDEEVIHFNLAIRHDNELNTSLKFKQKFYVN from the coding sequence ATGTTGAGACAACTCAGCTTAGCCTTAGTTTTTGCCGCCTTAACGCTAATCAATGCCTCAGTACATGCTGAACAAAAGCAAGTGGTTGGTCAGTTTGAAATCCACTACATAGCGCTAGACAGCACCTTCATTACGCCTGAAGTTGCCAGCACCTACGGCATAAAGCGTAGCCGTTACAATGGTTTGGTTAACATTACCGTGTTAGATACGCGCCAAGACGGCAACCCTGCAGTTGCCGTTGATATTAAAGGCTTTGCCAAAAACTTACTTGATGCTCGCGCCGAACTCGAGTTTAAAGAAATACGTGAAGGACAAGCAATTTACTACATCGCTCAAGTACCTTTTCGCGATGAAGAAGTTATCCACTTTAACTTAGCCATTCGCCATGACAACGAATTGAACACCAGCCTAAAGTTCAAGCAAAAATTCTATGTAAATTAA
- a CDS encoding type IV pilus twitching motility protein PilT, with product MEITELLAFSVKHKASDLHLSAGVSPMIRVDGEVRKINVPALDHQGVHSLVYDIMNDKQRKDYEEHLEIDFSFEVPGLARFRVNAFNQSRGAGAVFRTIPSEILTLEQLGAPEIFKKISSFPRGLVLVTGPTGSGKSTTLAAMVDYINENRHDHILTIEDPIEFVHQNKQCLVNQREVHKHTHSFNAALRSALREDPDVILVGEMRDLETIRLAMTAAETGHLVFGTLHTTSAAKTIDRVVDVFPAGEKDMVRTMLSESLQAVISQTLIKKIGGGRVAAHEIMMGTPAIRNLIREDKVAQMYSAIQTGMAHGMQTLEQCLQNLVNRGQITREDAMSKSSNKQANF from the coding sequence ATGGAAATCACTGAATTACTAGCCTTTAGTGTAAAACACAAGGCGTCAGATTTGCACCTTTCTGCAGGTGTTTCACCTATGATCCGTGTTGATGGTGAAGTGCGTAAAATTAACGTGCCAGCACTCGATCATCAAGGTGTTCATAGCTTAGTTTATGACATCATGAACGATAAGCAGCGTAAAGACTATGAAGAGCACCTTGAAATTGACTTTTCGTTTGAAGTACCTGGTCTTGCGCGTTTTCGTGTAAACGCATTTAACCAGTCTCGCGGTGCTGGTGCTGTTTTCCGTACTATTCCCTCTGAAATCTTAACTCTTGAGCAGCTAGGCGCGCCTGAAATCTTTAAAAAGATCTCTAGTTTCCCTCGTGGCCTAGTGCTGGTCACTGGCCCTACTGGTTCGGGTAAGTCAACCACGCTTGCTGCTATGGTCGACTATATTAACGAGAATCGTCACGACCACATTTTGACCATTGAAGACCCTATTGAATTCGTGCACCAGAACAAACAATGTTTGGTTAACCAACGTGAGGTGCACAAACATACTCATAGCTTCAACGCTGCGCTACGTAGTGCACTGCGTGAAGACCCTGACGTTATTCTTGTGGGTGAGATGCGTGACCTTGAAACCATTCGCCTAGCAATGACGGCAGCAGAAACCGGTCACCTAGTGTTTGGTACCTTACATACCACCTCAGCGGCAAAAACCATTGACCGTGTGGTTGACGTATTCCCAGCGGGTGAAAAAGACATGGTAAGAACCATGTTGTCAGAGTCACTACAGGCGGTTATTTCGCAAACTCTTATCAAGAAAATCGGTGGCGGGCGAGTCGCCGCTCACGAGATCATGATGGGTACGCCAGCTATTCGTAACCTCATTCGTGAAGATAAAGTCGCGCAAATGTACTCGGCAATTCAAACTGGTATGGCTCATGGCATGCAGACGCTTGAGCAATGTTTGCAAAACCTGGTTAACCGCGGCCAAATTACCCGTGAAGATGCGATGTCGAAGAGCTCGAATAAACAAGCTAACTTTTAA
- a CDS encoding YggN family protein: MTNQHLLKAAAVTGLVLSTTFAMPAQAKISFSDDECNVALNYDITVEPKRLQVSDQGKEQYRIEMGELYVNGKQVELDAKQQALVNQYSDAVSKQVPEVIDLVGDVVVLATQAVSMALTPILGDAAGSQIDELMVGIQDRVDELAYQQGDRFFLGATETTMENAFNEEFEKEIEEVMTNSIGTMMMALGGQIMSSEGGSFEEKMEAFGRKMENIGDDIEMQIAEQSKDIEHRAEKVCENFQSVVELEQQLRREVPELAPYVLTQPSSYVAKSE, encoded by the coding sequence ATGACTAATCAACACTTGCTTAAAGCTGCTGCGGTAACAGGCTTAGTATTATCGACTACTTTTGCTATGCCGGCCCAAGCAAAGATTTCATTCAGCGATGACGAGTGCAACGTAGCGCTTAACTACGATATCACTGTTGAGCCAAAACGTTTGCAGGTAAGTGATCAAGGTAAAGAACAATATCGTATCGAAATGGGTGAGTTGTATGTCAATGGCAAGCAAGTTGAACTTGATGCCAAACAACAAGCGCTTGTTAATCAATACTCTGACGCCGTATCTAAACAAGTACCTGAAGTGATTGACCTAGTTGGTGACGTTGTAGTGTTAGCCACTCAAGCTGTAAGCATGGCGCTGACACCAATCTTAGGTGATGCGGCAGGTAGCCAAATAGATGAGTTAATGGTTGGCATTCAAGATCGAGTTGACGAGTTAGCATACCAGCAGGGTGATCGTTTCTTCTTAGGCGCAACAGAAACCACAATGGAAAATGCGTTCAACGAAGAGTTCGAGAAAGAAATTGAAGAGGTGATGACTAACTCTATCGGCACCATGATGATGGCGCTAGGTGGTCAAATCATGTCTTCTGAAGGTGGCAGCTTTGAAGAGAAGATGGAAGCCTTTGGCCGTAAAATGGAAAACATTGGCGATGACATCGAAATGCAAATCGCTGAGCAGTCAAAAGACATCGAACATAGAGCTGAAAAAGTATGCGAGAACTTCCAGTCAGTTGTTGAACTAGAGCAGCAACTACGCCGAGAAGTACCAGAGCTTGCACCTTATGTACTGACGCAACCTAGCTCGTATGTGGCTAAATCTGAATAA
- the proC gene encoding pyrroline-5-carboxylate reductase — protein sequence MTQASVCFIGAGNMSRSIISGMVNNGYDPKLIYASNPSQPKLDALQADFGINTSNDNLAVAKQCDVIVFSVKPQLMEQVCNHLAQLDLSNKLVVTIAAGIPAKRYQDYLKQPIKLIRTMPNTPTQIGYGMTGLHAQDNISDEHKQICELLMQSGGKVVWVEQEDELDQVIALAGSSPAYFFLFIESMIETGIKMGMSEQQARELAQQAALGAAKMVIQNPEQSLATLRNNVTSKGGTTAQAVNTFEQGDLRGLVDKAMHNCVARAKEMAQTF from the coding sequence ATGACTCAAGCAAGCGTTTGCTTCATCGGTGCCGGCAACATGAGCCGCAGTATTATCAGCGGCATGGTAAATAATGGCTATGACCCTAAATTGATTTACGCAAGCAACCCTAGCCAACCAAAACTCGATGCCTTACAAGCTGACTTTGGCATTAATACTAGTAACGACAATTTAGCGGTCGCAAAACAATGTGACGTTATTGTATTTAGCGTCAAGCCACAACTAATGGAGCAAGTATGCAATCATTTAGCCCAGTTAGATCTAAGCAATAAGCTTGTGGTGACTATCGCAGCAGGTATTCCAGCCAAGCGTTATCAAGATTACTTAAAACAGCCGATTAAACTAATCCGCACTATGCCTAACACGCCAACTCAAATTGGTTATGGCATGACAGGTCTGCACGCGCAAGACAATATCAGTGATGAGCACAAACAAATCTGTGAGCTGCTAATGCAAAGTGGCGGTAAGGTGGTTTGGGTTGAACAGGAAGATGAGCTTGATCAGGTGATTGCGCTTGCTGGCAGTTCTCCAGCGTACTTTTTCTTGTTTATCGAATCCATGATTGAAACCGGCATAAAAATGGGTATGAGCGAGCAACAAGCGCGCGAGCTCGCTCAACAAGCGGCATTGGGCGCGGCGAAAATGGTTATTCAAAACCCAGAGCAATCGCTGGCAACCTTAAGAAACAACGTTACCTCGAAAGGTGGCACAACCGCGCAGGCAGTGAACACCTTTGAGCAAGGCGATCTACGTGGCCTAGTTGATAAAGCAATGCACAACTGTGTTGCACGAGCAAAAGAGATGGCGCAAACCTTTTAG
- a CDS encoding LysR family transcriptional regulator produces the protein MLELLEPIAIFTHVARAGSFSAAARRLGISKSKVSTQVADLEHKLGVQLIQRTTRSLSLTEAGNLLYLQGEELLRDAEQAVASVHNLNDATRGVLKVGISQSFGTMHIIPALPEFMAKHPELELQVSLLDHKVDVVSEGLDLLLTMSEQLPLGMVARPLMKCQFLLAASPDYIAKHGTLTRPEQLVDHNCLVYQGEWHEHSMWQFKKGDDYCEIGVSGNFRVDNAPALKSAAVSGLGVVYLASYLLEDELEQGTLVPLLPEWQLTNNLPLQAVYPRRKHLAPKVSAFIDFIKEHIGSPPYWDAKCEHLYKMRK, from the coding sequence ATGTTAGAACTGTTAGAACCCATTGCAATTTTTACCCATGTGGCTCGAGCAGGCAGTTTTAGTGCTGCTGCTAGACGTCTTGGGATTTCTAAATCCAAAGTGAGTACTCAAGTCGCTGACTTAGAACACAAACTTGGTGTGCAACTTATTCAACGTACGACACGTAGTTTAAGTTTAACTGAGGCGGGTAATCTGCTTTACCTTCAAGGTGAAGAGCTACTGCGTGATGCTGAGCAAGCTGTTGCCAGTGTGCATAACCTCAATGATGCAACTCGTGGTGTACTTAAGGTGGGTATTTCCCAGTCTTTCGGTACCATGCACATCATTCCGGCACTGCCAGAGTTTATGGCAAAGCACCCTGAGTTAGAACTGCAGGTGAGCTTGCTTGATCATAAGGTTGACGTAGTAAGTGAAGGCTTAGATCTACTGTTAACTATGTCTGAGCAGTTACCACTTGGCATGGTTGCCAGGCCACTAATGAAGTGTCAGTTCTTGTTAGCTGCGTCGCCTGATTATATTGCTAAGCACGGCACCTTAACTCGCCCTGAACAGCTAGTTGACCATAACTGCCTTGTTTACCAAGGTGAGTGGCATGAGCACAGCATGTGGCAGTTTAAGAAAGGTGACGATTATTGCGAGATAGGCGTTTCTGGTAATTTCCGTGTGGATAATGCACCAGCGCTTAAGTCTGCGGCAGTAAGTGGCTTGGGTGTGGTTTACCTTGCAAGCTACCTGCTTGAAGATGAGTTAGAGCAGGGTACCTTGGTTCCGTTGTTACCTGAGTGGCAGTTAACCAATAACTTACCACTGCAAGCTGTTTACCCACGCCGTAAGCACTTAGCGCCTAAGGTTAGTGCGTTTATCGACTTTATTAAAGAGCACATTGGTAGCCCGCCATATTGGGACGCGAAATGTGAGCATTTATATAAAATGCGCAAATAG
- a CDS encoding YggS family pyridoxal phosphate-dependent enzyme, with amino-acid sequence MTTIADRISIAQSRIHQAAQKCARQQQDIALLAVSKTKPVADIIEAYEAGQRKFGENYVQEGEQKIAELSAQYPDIEWHFIGPLQSNKSKIVAENFDWMHTVSRAKIATRLSEQRPANKSPLNVCIQVNVSNEQSKSGIALTELTELAEHIHQQGNLVLRGLMAIPTATDDTELQRQEFAALNEAFKQLKAKYNQVNILSMGMSNDLDIAIEQGSTMVRIGSAIFGKRN; translated from the coding sequence ATGACAACAATAGCAGACAGAATATCAATCGCCCAGAGTAGAATTCATCAAGCGGCGCAAAAATGTGCACGCCAACAACAAGATATTGCGCTGCTTGCCGTGAGTAAAACTAAACCTGTAGCTGACATTATAGAAGCTTATGAAGCTGGGCAGCGTAAATTCGGCGAGAACTATGTCCAGGAAGGCGAGCAAAAGATTGCTGAGCTGAGCGCGCAATACCCTGACATCGAGTGGCACTTTATCGGCCCACTGCAATCTAACAAAAGCAAAATCGTTGCAGAGAACTTTGACTGGATGCATACAGTTAGCCGCGCCAAAATTGCCACACGGTTGAGTGAGCAGCGCCCAGCGAATAAATCGCCACTTAACGTTTGTATTCAAGTTAATGTCAGCAATGAACAATCTAAGTCGGGAATCGCATTAACTGAACTCACAGAGCTCGCTGAGCATATTCATCAGCAAGGTAACCTTGTACTTCGCGGGCTTATGGCTATTCCGACAGCGACCGATGATACAGAGCTACAGCGACAAGAATTCGCAGCATTAAATGAAGCATTCAAGCAGCTTAAAGCTAAATATAATCAAGTCAATATCTTATCGATGGGGATGAGTAACGATTTAGATATCGCCATTGAACAAGGCTCAACTATGGTGCGTATTGGTAGCGCCATTTTTGGTAAACGAAATTAA
- the rdgB gene encoding RdgB/HAM1 family non-canonical purine NTP pyrophosphatase, whose product MQQIVLASGNKGKLAEFDQMLAKFNIQVLPQSQFDVPEVAETGTTFVENAIIKARHAAKITGKPAIADDSGIEVDALNGQPGIYSARYSGIDATAKSNYERLLQAMSGEQNRSARFQCVLVYMRHADDPTPIICQAAWEGEINHAPVGEQGHGYDPIFVANGYEQTAAELSSDEKNAISHRGKALALLLEAFKAKSVI is encoded by the coding sequence ATGCAGCAAATCGTACTTGCCAGCGGCAACAAGGGTAAACTTGCCGAATTTGATCAAATGCTCGCCAAATTTAACATTCAGGTTCTGCCGCAAAGCCAATTTGATGTGCCAGAAGTCGCCGAAACCGGTACCACCTTTGTGGAAAATGCGATTATTAAGGCGCGTCATGCGGCCAAAATTACTGGCAAACCCGCCATTGCTGATGACTCAGGTATTGAGGTAGATGCGCTAAATGGTCAACCAGGCATCTATTCTGCGCGTTATTCAGGTATTGATGCGACAGCGAAATCAAACTACGAAAGGCTATTACAAGCAATGAGCGGTGAGCAAAACCGGAGTGCTAGATTCCAATGCGTACTGGTATACATGCGCCATGCTGATGACCCAACACCAATTATTTGTCAGGCTGCTTGGGAAGGTGAAATAAATCATGCGCCAGTGGGTGAGCAGGGCCATGGTTATGACCCAATTTTTGTTGCTAACGGCTATGAACAAACGGCCGCTGAGCTATCAAGTGATGAGAAAAATGCCATCAGTCATCGCGGAAAAGCACTAGCCTTATTACTAGAGGCATTTAAAGCCAAAAGCGTTATTTAG
- a CDS encoding YggT family protein, which translates to MDAMTFLVDTVFDLYLMVVILRFWLQLVRADFYNPFSQFVVKATQPIIAPMRRVLPSIGSVDTSSIVLAILVVMAKLLVLTLMAGAQFDALTFILYSVVAVLKKTGVLLFWMLLIRAILSWFNQGYNPVVMIMGQLTEPLIAPIRRIIPPIGGLDLSVLVLFIAMNFLNILFSQYIPFWAFI; encoded by the coding sequence ATGGATGCAATGACTTTTCTTGTCGATACCGTTTTTGATTTATACCTGATGGTTGTGATCCTACGTTTCTGGCTGCAGCTGGTACGCGCGGATTTCTACAACCCGTTTAGTCAGTTTGTAGTAAAAGCCACCCAACCGATTATTGCGCCGATGCGTCGCGTGCTGCCATCGATTGGAAGCGTAGACACCTCATCGATTGTGCTAGCAATTCTGGTGGTGATGGCAAAATTGTTAGTACTTACTCTCATGGCTGGAGCCCAGTTTGATGCGCTAACGTTTATCTTGTATTCAGTTGTGGCAGTGCTTAAAAAGACAGGTGTATTGCTGTTCTGGATGCTGTTAATCCGCGCAATTTTGAGCTGGTTCAACCAGGGCTACAACCCTGTAGTGATGATTATGGGGCAACTTACTGAGCCACTAATCGCGCCTATCCGCCGCATTATTCCACCTATCGGTGGTTTGGATTTATCAGTACTGGTGCTGTTTATCGCGATGAACTTTTTAAATATTCTGTTTAGTCAGTACATCCCGTTTTGGGCTTTTATTTAA
- the hemW gene encoding radical SAM family heme chaperone HemW: MLQLPPLSLYIHIPWCVQKCPYCDFNSHGQNGELPQQQYVDALLEDLKQDLKYVHGRRIHTIFIGGGTPSLFSAAAIKRILDGAKQMIGFEDDIEITMEANPGTLEHDDFSAYRQAGVTRLSIGIQSFSKDKLNLLGRIHDDNEAVVAAASAKQAQYQSFNLDLMHGLPSQSFDEAMQDIEQAAALQPPHLSWYQLTIEPNTLFHSKPPQLPDDENLWQIYEQGQKRLAELGYQQYEISAYAKPGFQCRHNLNYWRFGDYLGVGCGAHGKITDVENHRIIRTVKIKHPKGYLKTNDYTFDTQYVDKDELAIEYLMNRLRLIEPILKSEFEQRTGLAANSLDEGMKQAKERGLIKETEHHWQLTAKGQMFVNEVLSLFL; encoded by the coding sequence ATGCTGCAGCTTCCCCCACTTAGTCTATATATCCATATTCCTTGGTGTGTACAAAAATGCCCCTATTGTGACTTCAACTCCCACGGACAAAACGGCGAGCTACCACAGCAGCAATATGTCGATGCCCTGCTGGAAGATCTAAAGCAGGATTTAAAATACGTCCATGGCAGACGTATCCATACCATCTTCATTGGCGGCGGAACGCCATCATTATTTAGTGCTGCTGCAATCAAGCGCATCCTCGATGGTGCTAAGCAAATGATTGGTTTTGAAGATGATATCGAAATCACCATGGAAGCGAACCCTGGCACCTTAGAGCATGATGATTTTAGCGCTTATCGACAAGCTGGTGTAACCAGGTTATCTATTGGTATTCAAAGCTTTTCAAAAGACAAGCTCAACTTACTCGGGCGTATCCACGACGACAACGAAGCGGTAGTCGCTGCAGCAAGCGCTAAACAGGCGCAATATCAAAGCTTCAACCTTGATCTTATGCATGGTTTGCCAAGCCAAAGCTTTGATGAAGCCATGCAAGATATCGAGCAAGCTGCTGCGTTGCAGCCACCTCACCTATCCTGGTATCAGCTCACCATTGAGCCCAACACTCTGTTTCATTCAAAGCCGCCACAGTTGCCAGATGATGAAAACCTGTGGCAAATTTATGAGCAAGGACAAAAGCGCCTAGCCGAACTCGGTTATCAGCAATACGAAATATCAGCTTATGCCAAACCTGGCTTTCAATGTCGCCACAATCTCAACTATTGGCGCTTTGGTGACTATTTAGGTGTTGGTTGTGGCGCACACGGTAAAATTACCGATGTTGAAAACCATCGCATCATCCGCACAGTCAAAATTAAGCACCCAAAAGGCTACTTAAAAACTAACGACTATACCTTTGACACTCAATACGTCGACAAAGATGAGCTGGCAATTGAATACTTGATGAACCGTTTGCGTTTGATTGAGCCAATTCTAAAATCAGAGTTTGAGCAAAGAACCGGCCTTGCTGCAAACTCACTTGATGAAGGAATGAAGCAAGCCAAAGAACGTGGGCTAATAAAAGAAACCGAACACCATTGGCAGCTCACAGCTAAAGGACAGATGTTTGTCAACGAAGTACTATCGCTATTCTTGTAA
- a CDS encoding DUF885 domain-containing protein: MAIKTKTTLIALAIATVFAGTACTNVNSSSSATQPVAEQVEAKTESQKANELYQAIFMENVMASPVYQTYLGIKKDYGKWDDISDKNTDENLARAKKHLAQLAKIDVTQLDEQTALSQKLLVANLENQIADDKWRHHNYPVNQMYGLHSMVASFLINQHQIADVSDAKAYISRLNGTKPMLKQLETELQLRADKGIIAPKFVFPYVISDSQNIITGAPFDNSGADSTLWADFNRKIDKLELDADSKQALLDEAKAALINNLQPAYKSLVSYLNKLEQQADTRDGVWKLPEGDVFFNNALKRTTTTDMTSEQIHQLGLSEVARIHGEMKQIMAKVGFKGNLQEFFTFMRDDEQFYYPETDEGKAAYLKEAKAMIDVMESRLDEVFKIKPKAPLVVRQVEAFREKSAGKAFYSQPAPDGSLPGIYYANLYDMKAMPKYQMEALAYHEGIPGHHMQIAISQELEGIPMFRKFGRYTAYTEGWGLYTEYFPKEMGLYQDPYSDFGRLAMELWRACRLVVDTGIHTKKWTREQGIAYYVDNTPNAESDAIKMVERHVVMPSQATAYKVGMIKILELREDAKAKLGDKFDIRDFHTLILKNGPLPLDVLEQQVDQWVASVK, from the coding sequence ATGGCAATAAAAACCAAAACAACCCTCATCGCTCTCGCTATAGCAACCGTATTTGCAGGCACAGCTTGTACTAACGTCAACTCTTCAAGTTCAGCTACGCAACCTGTAGCAGAACAAGTAGAGGCTAAAACTGAATCGCAAAAAGCCAATGAGCTTTACCAAGCCATCTTTATGGAAAATGTGATGGCGAGCCCTGTGTACCAAACTTATCTTGGTATCAAGAAGGACTATGGTAAATGGGACGACATTAGCGATAAAAACACTGATGAAAATCTAGCTCGAGCTAAAAAACACCTTGCCCAACTTGCTAAAATTGACGTAACTCAGTTAGATGAGCAAACCGCACTTAGCCAAAAGTTATTGGTTGCTAATCTAGAAAACCAAATTGCTGATGATAAGTGGCGTCACCACAACTATCCAGTTAACCAAATGTATGGCCTGCACTCTATGGTTGCATCATTTTTGATTAACCAACATCAAATTGCCGATGTTAGTGATGCTAAAGCCTACATTAGCCGCTTAAACGGCACTAAGCCAATGCTCAAACAACTTGAAACTGAGCTGCAATTGCGTGCAGACAAAGGCATTATCGCGCCGAAATTTGTGTTCCCATACGTTATTTCAGACAGTCAGAACATTATCACCGGTGCCCCATTTGATAACAGCGGCGCAGACAGCACACTGTGGGCAGACTTTAACCGCAAAATTGATAAGTTAGAGTTAGATGCAGACAGCAAGCAAGCACTGTTAGATGAAGCAAAAGCTGCGCTCATTAACAACTTACAACCGGCATATAAGAGCCTAGTTAGCTACTTAAACAAGTTAGAGCAACAAGCCGATACCCGTGATGGTGTGTGGAAGCTGCCTGAAGGTGATGTATTTTTCAATAACGCACTTAAGCGAACCACCACAACAGACATGACATCTGAGCAAATCCACCAGCTAGGACTGAGTGAAGTCGCCCGCATTCACGGTGAGATGAAGCAAATCATGGCGAAAGTTGGCTTCAAAGGTAACCTGCAAGAATTCTTCACCTTTATGCGTGATGACGAGCAATTCTATTACCCAGAAACAGATGAAGGTAAAGCGGCTTACTTAAAAGAAGCAAAAGCCATGATTGACGTCATGGAGTCACGCTTAGATGAAGTATTTAAAATTAAACCTAAAGCGCCACTTGTCGTGCGTCAGGTCGAGGCATTCCGTGAAAAATCTGCGGGTAAGGCGTTCTATAGCCAGCCAGCGCCTGATGGTTCACTACCAGGCATTTACTATGCGAACCTTTACGACATGAAGGCCATGCCTAAATACCAAATGGAAGCGCTTGCCTACCATGAAGGTATTCCAGGCCACCATATGCAAATCGCTATTTCACAAGAGCTTGAGGGCATTCCTATGTTCCGCAAGTTTGGCCGCTACACAGCTTACACTGAAGGCTGGGGACTCTATACCGAGTACTTCCCGAAAGAGATGGGCTTATACCAAGACCCTTATTCTGACTTTGGTCGTCTAGCAATGGAGTTATGGCGCGCGTGTCGTTTAGTGGTTGATACGGGTATTCACACCAAAAAGTGGACTCGTGAGCAAGGTATCGCATATTACGTTGATAACACGCCAAACGCTGAGTCTGATGCTATCAAGATGGTTGAGCGCCACGTAGTCATGCCATCTCAAGCTACCGCTTATAAAGTAGGTATGATCAAAATTCTAGAATTACGTGAAGATGCCAAAGCTAAACTTGGCGACAAATTTGATATTCGCGACTTCCACACACTTATCTTAAAGAATGGTCCTCTGCCGCTTGATGTTTTAGAGCAGCAAGTTGACCAATGGGTTGCGAGTGTTAAGTAA
- a CDS encoding glutathione peroxidase: MTSVLSSSQSNLKIVKSLFTGSLVLSALSLSTAQAASCPDYLDVKARKLHSEDVVDLCDLTQGKPVLIVNTASNCGFTPQFEALEAVHKQYKDDGLVVIGFPSDDFFQEEKDEAKTADVCFVNYGVTFTMVATSEVRGDGANSVFQHLNDKTSSPKWNFYKYLVSGDGKQVQQFNSRVKPDSAELKQAIESVL; the protein is encoded by the coding sequence ATGACTTCAGTTTTATCTTCATCGCAATCAAATCTTAAAATCGTCAAGTCACTTTTTACCGGTTCGCTGGTGCTGTCAGCGCTAAGCTTATCAACGGCGCAAGCGGCAAGCTGCCCAGATTACCTGGATGTAAAAGCACGCAAACTACACTCTGAAGATGTGGTGGATTTGTGTGATCTGACCCAAGGCAAACCTGTGCTTATTGTTAATACAGCATCAAACTGTGGTTTTACCCCGCAATTTGAAGCGCTTGAAGCGGTGCATAAGCAATATAAAGATGACGGACTTGTGGTTATTGGTTTTCCGTCTGATGACTTTTTCCAGGAAGAAAAAGATGAAGCCAAAACCGCAGATGTGTGTTTTGTTAACTACGGCGTAACTTTCACCATGGTAGCAACATCTGAGGTTCGCGGTGATGGTGCGAACTCAGTTTTTCAACATTTGAATGACAAAACCTCTTCGCCTAAATGGAATTTCTATAAGTATCTTGTCAGCGGTGATGGCAAGCAAGTTCAACAGTTTAACTCGCGTGTTAAGCCAGATAGCGCAGAGTTAAAACAGGCGATAGAGTCTGTTCTCTAA
- a CDS encoding PilT/PilU family type 4a pilus ATPase translates to MDVTPFLKVMVEKKASDLFITAGFPPSAKIDGELRALSEHSFNSEQSLDFVESLMTDAQKQEFKDTSECNFAFAAKELGRFRVSAFWQRESAGCVMRRIETRIPEVEELKLPPILKDLVMSKRGLIIMVGGTGTGKSTSLAALVGYRNAHARGHILTIEDPVEFVHDHRKSIITQREVGIDTESFDAALKSSLRQAPDVILIGEIRTQETMEFALSFAETGHLCMATLHANNANQALDRIMHLVPENKHNQLLFDLSLNLRGIVAQQLVAKSDGSGRRAAIEILINTPRVADLIAKNDLHLLKETMAKSNEQGMQTFDQALLALYLEGEISYADALHHADSPNDLRLMIKLQNNDTSSTGGFMEGVTLDLD, encoded by the coding sequence ATGGATGTCACACCATTTCTAAAAGTAATGGTTGAGAAGAAAGCCTCGGATTTATTTATCACTGCAGGCTTTCCACCCAGCGCCAAAATTGATGGTGAGCTACGTGCGTTAAGTGAGCATAGCTTTAACTCTGAGCAGTCATTAGATTTCGTAGAATCGCTAATGACAGATGCGCAAAAACAAGAGTTTAAAGATACCAGCGAGTGTAACTTTGCATTTGCTGCTAAAGAACTTGGCCGTTTTCGTGTTAGCGCATTTTGGCAGCGAGAATCTGCAGGTTGTGTGATGCGTCGTATCGAAACGCGCATTCCTGAAGTGGAAGAACTAAAACTACCGCCAATTTTAAAAGACCTAGTTATGAGTAAACGTGGTCTTATTATTATGGTTGGTGGTACAGGTACGGGTAAGTCTACCTCGCTTGCAGCCTTGGTTGGTTATCGTAATGCTCACGCTCGCGGGCACATTTTAACCATTGAGGACCCGGTAGAATTTGTGCACGATCATCGTAAAAGCATTATTACTCAGCGCGAGGTGGGTATTGATACTGAATCGTTCGATGCTGCGCTTAAAAGCTCATTGCGTCAGGCACCTGATGTTATCTTGATTGGTGAGATCCGTACTCAAGAGACCATGGAGTTTGCACTGTCGTTTGCTGAGACGGGCCACCTTTGTATGGCAACGCTTCACGCTAACAACGCTAACCAGGCATTAGACCGTATTATGCACCTTGTGCCAGAGAATAAGCACAACCAGTTATTGTTCGATTTATCTTTGAACTTACGCGGTATTGTGGCGCAGCAGCTTGTTGCTAAGTCTGACGGCAGCGGACGTCGCGCTGCGATTGAAATTTTGATTAATACGCCGCGTGTTGCCGACCTAATCGCTAAGAATGATCTACACTTGCTTAAAGAGACCATGGCAAAATCAAATGAGCAAGGGATGCAGACATTCGACCAAGCGTTATTAGCCTTATATCTTGAGGGTGAAATTAGTTATGCTGATGCACTACACCATGCTGACTCACCAAATGATTTACGCTTGATGATCAAGCTACAAAACAACGATACCTCAAGTACTGGTGGCTTTATGGAAGGTGTCACCTTAGATTTGGATTAG